In Massilistercora timonensis, the following are encoded in one genomic region:
- the csm3 gene encoding type III-A CRISPR-associated RAMP protein Csm3, with the protein MMKAKLEITGTIEVLTGLHIGGNEGFSAIGAIDSPVIKDVYSGNPMIPGSSLKGKLRTLLAEVHNDREKNPGNRIELDAPEIKRLFGASNDDNSKEEKKHNSRLIFTDMIAENVEELRKYGIDYPAEVKFENSINRLSGVANPRQIERVVRGTRFPLWIIYNVESEEEAIEDINLLKEGFQLLQYDYLGGHGSRGYGRVRISDLQAEVCVGELSEGILDGCNRILEEE; encoded by the coding sequence ATGATGAAAGCAAAATTAGAGATAACAGGAACAATAGAAGTATTGACGGGGTTACATATAGGTGGAAATGAGGGGTTTTCAGCAATTGGAGCTATTGATTCGCCGGTTATTAAAGATGTTTATTCGGGGAATCCGATGATACCGGGAAGCAGTTTGAAGGGAAAACTTCGTACGCTTCTGGCAGAAGTTCATAATGACAGAGAGAAAAATCCTGGTAATAGGATTGAACTGGATGCACCAGAGATTAAGCGGTTGTTTGGTGCTTCTAATGATGACAATTCCAAAGAAGAAAAGAAGCATAACAGCCGTCTGATATTTACGGATATGATTGCAGAAAATGTTGAAGAGTTGCGCAAATATGGCATAGACTATCCAGCAGAAGTAAAGTTCGAAAATTCCATTAATCGTCTTAGCGGAGTAGCAAATCCAAGACAGATTGAGCGGGTGGTAAGAGGGACACGTTTTCCACTTTGGATTATATATAATGTAGAATCGGAAGAGGAAGCGATAGAGGATATTAATCTTTTGAAAGAAGGATTTCAGTTGCTGCAGTACGACTATCTTGGCGGGCATGGAAGCAGAGGATATGGCCGTGTTCGCATTTCTGATCTTCAAGCGGAAGTTTGTGTTGGAGAATTGAGTGAAGGAATCTTGGATGGTTGCAATCGGATTTTGGAAGAGGAATAG
- the csm5 gene encoding type III-A CRISPR-associated RAMP protein Csm5 produces the protein MSKKYGRIKLKTLAPVFIGSGNELKKTEYFLDRAERKAYILNTSRFFRFLIEHNLQDSYERFILGETKNSFNEWVKYQNPISVKDIKELSEYCLDIGEADIRHSNIKTFVKDSYGEVYIPGSSLKGTLRTVILQELIRKEKLPDDIRENITKEVFSRERKFNRKAFLRRENSGVEGLLQRKNIIYETEIVDKWMSGIRISDSDIISKTALILCAKEDYSPDGQKAFSKIPILRECLKPGVEIDFSFSINDNFPYSMNDITEMIKSGFEKYQQEYLASYSGRIEYPECVLPLGGGVGFISKTLIYSIYPKRQAVKVAREILQKQFWKHKHKTDEKISPRMRKMTHYQGKLFDMGLCIFSWEID, from the coding sequence GTGAGTAAAAAGTACGGTAGAATTAAATTAAAAACTCTCGCACCTGTTTTTATCGGATCCGGAAATGAATTGAAGAAAACAGAGTATTTCCTGGACAGAGCGGAAAGAAAGGCATATATTTTAAATACATCTCGGTTTTTTCGCTTCCTGATCGAACATAATCTGCAGGATTCTTATGAAAGATTTATTTTGGGGGAAACTAAGAACTCTTTTAATGAGTGGGTGAAATATCAGAATCCGATATCTGTAAAAGATATCAAGGAACTTAGCGAGTATTGTTTGGATATTGGAGAGGCAGATATTAGACATTCTAATATCAAGACATTTGTAAAAGACTCATATGGAGAAGTTTATATTCCGGGGAGCAGTCTAAAAGGAACCCTTAGAACCGTAATTTTGCAGGAGTTGATAAGGAAGGAGAAACTTCCAGATGACATTCGGGAAAACATTACAAAGGAGGTTTTCTCAAGAGAAAGGAAGTTTAACCGGAAAGCTTTTTTAAGAAGGGAAAATAGTGGTGTAGAGGGACTGTTGCAGAGAAAAAATATCATATATGAAACAGAGATCGTTGATAAGTGGATGTCTGGTATTAGAATTAGTGACAGTGATATTATTTCAAAAACTGCTTTGATTTTATGTGCAAAAGAGGATTATAGTCCTGATGGGCAGAAAGCATTTTCTAAAATCCCAATTTTGAGAGAATGCCTGAAGCCGGGAGTAGAAATTGATTTTTCGTTTTCTATAAATGATAATTTCCCATATTCCATGAATGACATTACAGAGATGATAAAATCAGGATTTGAAAAATATCAACAAGAATATTTGGCTAGTTATTCTGGGAGAATAGAATATCCTGAATGTGTTCTTCCTTTAGGCGGCGGAGTTGGGTTTATTTCTAAGACACTAATATATAGTATATATCCAAAGAGACAGGCCGTAAAAGTTGCCAGAGAAATATTACAGAAGCAATTTTGGAAACATAAGCATAAAACAGATGAAAAAATCTCTCCCCGGATGAGGAAAATGACACATTATCAGGGGAAGTTGTTTGATATGGGATTGTGTATATTCTCATGGGAAATAGATTGA
- the csm2 gene encoding type III-A CRISPR-associated protein Csm2 — protein MGRTLNKQTYVEEAEKIIIELKGSSKKGKMISTSKLRSMLSMLSGLYNRVVHSSEKYLDEDVQYDLKYYKVRCAYEAGRDQEVKRFIEKTHMMDYVDWIENSKEHFVLYYHYVEALVAYHKYYGGE, from the coding sequence ATGGGAAGGACACTTAATAAACAGACGTATGTCGAAGAAGCGGAAAAAATTATAATTGAGTTGAAAGGAAGCAGCAAAAAGGGCAAGATGATATCTACATCAAAATTAAGAAGCATGTTGTCAATGCTTTCAGGGCTATATAATCGAGTTGTCCATAGCAGCGAGAAATATTTGGATGAAGACGTACAGTATGATTTGAAATATTATAAAGTGCGATGTGCTTATGAGGCAGGAAGAGATCAAGAAGTCAAAAGATTTATTGAAAAAACACATATGATGGATTATGTGGACTGGATTGAAAACAGTAAGGAACATTTTGTTTTGTACTATCATTATGTGGAGGCATTGGTAGCGTATCACAAATATTACGGAGGAGAGTAA
- the csm4 gene encoding type III-A CRISPR-associated RAMP protein Csm4, giving the protein MKYAIYKLNFLTGVHIGAGRLSKSGMAFSADTIFSALCQEALKSIGEIGIERLVDYVKKGKLLLSDSMPYIGEEYYLPKPVVSNINRDKRDSSVKKQIKKLTYVSEKHYQDFLAGKLDIKSEWERLSMLGKKEIRTRVNNRDDSGPYQIGVFHYENNLTGLYIIVAYADDEILDMVGDLLYSLGYEGIGGKVSTGLGKFEPIYADVPETLQERLEKFSAYPYKVVLSVSLPGENELEQALMDADYSIVVRSGFVASQMYAEKFQKKKELYCLKAGSCVRNIYEGDVYDVSAGGRHAVYRYAKPMFVGVEM; this is encoded by the coding sequence ATGAAATATGCGATTTATAAGTTGAATTTTCTGACGGGAGTTCACATAGGCGCTGGGAGACTTTCGAAAAGTGGTATGGCTTTTTCTGCAGATACTATTTTTTCGGCTTTGTGTCAGGAAGCATTAAAATCCATTGGTGAAATCGGAATAGAAAGACTTGTGGATTATGTGAAAAAGGGGAAGTTATTATTATCTGATAGTATGCCGTATATTGGGGAGGAATACTATCTTCCCAAACCTGTCGTGTCAAATATAAACAGGGACAAGAGAGATTCATCTGTAAAAAAGCAGATAAAGAAACTGACATATGTTTCAGAAAAACATTATCAGGATTTTTTGGCTGGAAAGTTGGATATAAAGTCAGAATGGGAACGACTGTCAATGCTTGGAAAGAAAGAGATTCGGACAAGAGTTAATAACAGAGACGACAGCGGCCCATATCAGATCGGTGTGTTTCACTATGAGAACAATCTGACAGGTTTGTATATTATTGTGGCATATGCAGACGATGAAATTTTAGATATGGTAGGAGATCTCTTATATAGTTTGGGATATGAAGGTATTGGCGGGAAAGTTTCCACAGGTTTGGGAAAATTTGAACCTATATATGCAGACGTCCCGGAAACATTGCAAGAGAGACTGGAGAAGTTTTCTGCTTATCCATATAAAGTGGTGTTGTCAGTTTCGCTGCCCGGAGAGAATGAACTGGAACAGGCATTAATGGATGCTGATTATAGTATTGTCGTGAGAAGCGGTTTTGTTGCTTCACAGATGTATGCCGAAAAGTTTCAGAAAAAGAAAGAACTGTATTGCCTTAAGGCAGGATCTTGTGTAAGGAATATCTATGAGGGGGATGTCTATGATGTTTCGGCAGGAGGACGACATGCGGTTTATCGGTATGCGAAGCCGATGTTTGTGGGGGTGGAAATGTGA